A window of Chryseobacterium sp. IHB B 17019 genomic DNA:
ATTGGGAATAGATAAGATAAAATCTTTTTTCTGGTCAATAAAATAATCAACAGTACCTCTGATTCTGTTCTTTAAAAAACCAAATTCTGCCCCGTAATTTTGAGATTTTGTAATCTCCCATTTCAAATCCGGGTTTCCATAATTCGCATTTGGAACACCTGAAGGAAAACTTCCATATCCTCCGCCAGACATTAAAATATTATTAAGGTTCAAATCAATATTATTATATCCTCGGGTGCCGATAGAAGCTCTTAATTTAAACAAAGACAAAATATCATTTCCTTTTAAGAAATCTTCGTTTGTAAGGTTCCAGGCTGCACTTAGAGACCAGAAAGGCTCAGAAAGCACATTGTTTTTTCCAAATCGTGAATCTTTATCCTGTCTTACCGAAGCTGTTACAACATATTTTTTAGCAAAATCATAGGTTAAAAACGCTCCATAAGAAAAAGTTCTGTAAAGTTCATTATATCCTGCAATTGCAAAAGGTGTTGCAGTATTACTTCCCTCACTGATTGTAGGTAATGCAAAATTCCGCCCTGTGCCACTGATGAAATCATTTTTGAATTCCGTATATTCTACTAATCCCAATAAGTCAAAACTATGATCACCAAATGACTTCACATAATTAAGCGTATTTGAGTTGGTATATCTGAAACGGTTTTGATTCTGCTCTCTTACTTCTCCACCAATTCCCAAAACATTATCCAGGAATGAACCTCTTAAAATTTTATTTGTCCTCCTGATATTATTAAAATACCCGCCCAACTGCGATTTGAAAGTCAAACCTTCTAAAATTTTATATTGAGCAAAAATATTTCCGTCGAAAATTAAGCTGTTAATGTTTTCCGGATTATTTTTAAGAGCTTCCAAAACCGGGAACCCTTGTTTGGTTGGATTATAACTGCCATCTGGGTTATATACGGATTCATAAGGATTATATGCGTACATTGCCCTGAATGGGTTTTGAGAATTATTTCTGTCTCGTATCTCCTGAGACATACTGTAATTTACACCCACCGCCGCTCCAAAACTAAGTCTGTCACTTGGATTGGCTTCATATTTCATTCTTCCTGTATAACGTTTGTAGGCATGGATATTTCTGACAATTCCATTATCAGAGTCATAACCTAATGAAAAAGTATATTTAGACTTTTCATTGCCTCCTCTAACCCCAACTTGGTAAGATTCAATAGCAGAAGCTCTCAAAATATCCTTTTGCCAATTATGATCCTGGGCCAAAGCTGCATTCATATCAGTATCAGTCCAAGGTTGATAACCTGCTATACCCAATCCTAACATCTTTTTCTCATAATCAATCTTCTCTGCAGAATTCATCATTCTGAAATTGATATCTTTAATCTTTTCAGAAAACCCGATTCTCGTGCTTAAAGTAATGACCGGTTTACCGGATTTACCACTCTTTGTTGTTAATACAATAACCCCATTTGCTCCCTGAGATCCGTAAATAGCCGCTGCAGCTGCGTCTTTAAGAATAGAAATGTTTTCATAATCATTAGGATTAATAGAGTTGAAAACATCCTGAGCTCTCTGGTCATTTCCTACAATAAATCCATCAATTACAAATAAAGGGTTTGAAGCTCCCACTGAAGTTGTAATATTTCCCAGACCACGAATATTAATCATAGATCCACTACCCGGCTTTCCATTTAATGCAGAAATATTTACCCCTGCTGCTTTTCCCTGTAAAGCATTGGTTCCCATTGTAGAAGATGAGAAATTCGATAAACTTTTTGCTGAAACCACTGTGATTGCTGAAGTTACCTCATCCTTAGATTTTTTCTGATAACCCGTGACTACAACCTCATCAATTGTTTTTTCCTTAATGGAATCACTTGCTTTTTTTTGCGCCATTATAAACTGACCAGTGAAAAACAAAACACCAGTTGTCATAAAGCATAATTTCACATTCATGTTTTTAAATTTTTGTATTTAAAGCAAATTTGTTAATAAATAATTAACATTACAAAAACTAATTCATTGTAAAACAGAACATTACCATTATGAATATTCACTAAAAATGAAACAGATTAAACATTTAAGCACAATTTCAATTAATTCAGTTAAAAAAATATTTTTCTATTCAAAATTTAACTTATTTTTTTAATAGTAAAAAAAGGCGCATTATCATTACAATTTCTTTTAACCATTGAAAAAATAAACTACAATTCAAATATCTGAGTAAAAAATAAACAATAAAACAATTCCTCAGTTAATGAAATATTGTTTTGATAAAAATTCACCATTTACAAAAAAAGAGCATCCTAAACTTAAGATGCTCCTTATTACTCAATAAATCGATTTTATTTCTGAAAGCTGTAATACCTCGCGCCGTTCAAAACCGGGTTTTCCAACTCAACAGATTTTAAACCGAAACCTTTATAGTTCTCATTTACAGAAATTTCCAGCTGTTTCCGGTGAAGTTTTTCGTAAGTTTCAAAGTCAATGGCAGTTCTGTTTTTTAATTCCTCAAATAAGTTCCATTTTGAAACAACATTTTTCCAGTTTTCTGAAACTTTCCCCGCAAATACTTTTGATTTGGAACCGCTACCATAAGCCAAAAATCCAATTTCTTCACCGGCTAATTCTTCATTCTCATTAAAAGAAGTCTGCAATGCCGAAAGTAAAGCCATAAAAATTGAAGCTGTGTACATATTCCCGATTTCGGAAGATGCTCGCTGCGATTTTTCAATTTTATTATTAATAAATTGAATATAGTTTTCAGATTTTGCAACAACTTTTTGTTCTTCAGGAGTTTCGTAAGAAAGGTCGTTTTCCAGGCTGTAAATCTCCGTAAAAACCCTTTTTCCATGAAATGCATAAGGAAGATGGAAAATAAGATACTTCCAAGCTTCATAAGGTTTATTTTTTCCTGTAATTTCTTTATAATGCTGATAAGCTTCCCGAATTCTGTCCTGATAACATTGATTGGAATATTGTCCGTCAAAAACCGGCTCATCCGTAAAAATTTCAATTTTATCAGGGAAATTTTCCGGAGCATTTGTTAGATTTTCTTTATTATAATGGCGTCTTGGTTTGAAAAAATCGAAAACACTTTCTGTTGCGACACCCCAGTTATTTTCAATCTCCAAAAGATCCGGTTTTGAGGAAACCAGAACGGCAACCGCGCCCCCACCCTGTGTATATTCGCCCGAGGAAGCCAGTTCGTATTTTGCATAATCGCTGGCAATCACAACCGCTTTTTTATCCGGATTTGCTCTTACAAAATCCAAAGAATTGTGAAGTGCATCCACTGCTCCGACACAGGCAAAAGTCATATCCACAACATCACAGTTTTTGAAACATCTTTCTCCAAATTCTGCTTCCAAAACTTTCTCAACCATTTGCATTGCATAAGAAGCTGTGGGTTTCGCTGCATCCAAAGCACTTTCTGTTCCCAGATAGATTCTTGATATTTCTTTTGGATTGATTTGATAGTCTTTAATCAGTTTCAACAGGGCTTCCGCTGCAAAAGTGGCTGCATCTTCATGCACATCAGGAAATCCCATTTTATGTAATCCCAGCCCCTTTTCGAGTTTTGCGGGTTCAATTCCTCTTTTTTCTGCTAAATCCTTAATTTCTAAATATAAGGAAGGTACATAATAGCTTGCTGCCTCAATTCCAAAAGTCATAGTATACAATTTTTAATACGAATTTAAAAAATGTAAACGTTTAATCATATATAATGATCGATAAATTTTGGATTATTAATGATAAATTTAATATTCTTAATCCATTAAGTTTGTCATTCCGTAGGCATTTAAGCTATTTTAATAAAAGAATATAAACGGCCTTGATTCTTACAAAATGACAAAATGATTGTTTAAGTATTGCTTAGATTTAAACAAAAAGCACCTCTTTTCAGAAGTGCTTTTCAATACATATTTTAATTTGATTATTTAAAATCCTCGATCGCTTTATTCAGTGCATCGATCTGTTTATTAATGCTTGCCGCATTTTGTGGATTCTGTTTTAAGAGTTCCATTTTTTTGTTTAAACCATCTTTCAACATTTGTGAAATCATCATTTTTGCCTGTGGATTCTCACCGATCTGTCCTTTTGCCTGGCCCAACATTTTCGTGATGCTTTCCGTTGCTTTCAGATTATCCGAACTCATAATCCAATTGTATCCTTCTTCCGCAGATTTTCCAAGTTCCGGATTCTGGAATTTAATGAAAGGATAAAACGCAGCTACCTGAGCGATATTCGACATCTGGGAAGTGACTTTATTTTTAACGATAATCGGTACTAATTTATCCATTAAATTGTCCGGAGCACCTTCCAAATCAATTTTATCAGCCAAAGCATTAGCTCTTGAAGGATCAATTTCAATAATTGCACCTACAGAATTTCCTTTTACCGAATTTGAAACGGCATTCAATCCTTTTTCAAAAATTGGTAAGTATTTTTTGTCTTTTGTTTTTGCCAACGCCGAAATTGCCGCTGCCTGAACCAAAGTTTTCGGATCATTTACAGCTAATCTTTCAACCTCAGAACCCATTGCTTTCAATTGTTCTGCATTTGATAAATCCACTAATTGTAAAGCCTTAATTCTTGTTCTGAAGAAAGGATCTTTAATGGCAGCAGCCAATAATTTTGTGGCCGCCGGATTTTTTCCAACCTGGTCTTTAATTCCGTTCAAAGCGTTATATTTGCTCTTGAATTCCTTGGAACCCATGAACTGCATTAAATATTGCTCAGGAGTTTTTGTATCTGTAATATCCGCCAGTAAAACACCGTCTGCATTGATGTTTACCAAATCTGCATTTTTAGAAACATCGAAATTAAAGGTATTTTTTGCTTCCGCGTTTACCCAAACATTATATCTTTTCGGTTTTCCGTTGTCATAAACATCAATTGCTAAAGGAAACTCAAACGGTTGATCCTGAGTCTGATTGATGGTAACAACTACCTGTTTTTTAACGGGCTCAAAAGTATACGAATAATTGATTTTCGGGTTTCCGCTTCCGAAATACCACTGATTGAAGAACCAATTCAGATCCTTTCCTGAAACTTTTTCAAATGATAATCTTACCTGATGCGCTTCTCCACTCTGATATTCATTTGTTTTTAGATAATCATTCATTCCGGCAAAGAAAGCGTCGTCACCAAGATAATTTCTCAGCATATGAAGAATTCCTCCTCCTTTCTGATAAGTCACCAAATCGAAAACATCTTCGCGGGAATCATAATTGAATCTCACCAAATTTTTCTTGAAATCAGAAGGATTGTGAATGTACATATTTACGTCCTGCATCTGATGATAATCTGCCTGATCTTTTCCGTATTTATACTCGTTCCAAAGGTATTCCGAATAGTTTGCGAAAGATTCGTTTACCGTAAGATTACTCCAGCTTTCTGCCGTCACCAAATCTCCAAACCAATGGTGGAATAATTCGTGTGCGATCGTGTCCTCCCAGGTATTTTCATCAATCAACTGTCCCGGCTTTTGAAGAATATCACTTCCGTGAAGCGTTGCTGTCGTGTTTTCCATCGCACCACTTACGTAATCTCTTCCGGAAATCTGCGCATATTTTGCCCATGGATAATCGTAGCCCATTTTTTTAGAGAAAAACTCCATCATTTCAGGGGTATTTCCGTAGATCTGTTTAGCGTAAGGTTCGTATTCTTTTTCGATATAATAATCTACAGGAATATTTTTCCATTTGTCTTTTACAATCGCATATTCACCGACTCCCATGAAGAAAAGATAGGTGGCATGCCTTTTATCCATTACCCAATGATCTGTTCTTAAGCCATTTGCTTCTTTTTGAGAATCTTTTAAAATCCCGTTGGAAAGCGTTACATATTTATCAGGAACCGTCATGTAGATTTCCTGAGTTGTTTTTTGATTCGGTTTATCAATAGTCGGGAACCATGCAGAGGAAGATTCCGTTTCTCCCTGAGTCCAGATCTGGGTTGGTTTGTCAGGATCTTTTCCCTGAGCATTAATGAAATACAAACCTTTTGCGTCATTAATTGCTGCACTTCCCTGCTGTTTTACTTCGTTTGGACGGGATGTATATTTGATGTAAACCGTATAATCCTGGTTTTTCTGATACGTTTTGTCTAAAATAATTTTTAAAATATCGTCTTTATAATCATATTTTAAAGGCGTTTTTTTACCATTCATATCCAACGCTACTTCATGGATCAGCATACTTTTGGCATCAAGAGTCAGCTCGTTGGAAGGATAGAAAAAAGGAGCGGCAGTCAGCCATTCTTCCCCGTTCATCTGCTCTTTCTGATAATCAAAATTAACTTTAAGCTTGGTATGTTTAAGTTCCGTTACCTTCGTGTGAGTGGCTCTGTACACCTTTTCTCTACCCGAAGTTTCGGTTTGTGCTGCTACATTTGCGGAAAAGAAAATCCCGCCCAGAATAGCAATCGATAAAATGGCCTTTTTCATCTTTAAATAGATTATTTTTTAGAATTATTTTTTGTTAAAATGTCAAAAATATCATTGACAACAGTTTCGTAATCACCTTTTTTAAACTGTTCTTTGGTTTTGTTAAATGCCTTTTTCAGCTCACTTTCAGGATTTTCTTCATCGATGATTTCTACGGAATCGACTCCTTTCATTTGAAGAATAGCGATTTGTAAAGCCTCAAGATCGGCTGTTTTTTCGGTATTTATTTTTAAATATTTCATTTTTATTCTTTTGTAAAGGTATTTTTTGTTCCGCCCTGAATGATGACGAATTGTTTTTTTGCAGGGTAAAAGT
This region includes:
- a CDS encoding SusC/RagA family TonB-linked outer membrane protein gives rise to the protein MTTGVLFFTGQFIMAQKKASDSIKEKTIDEVVVTGYQKKSKDEVTSAITVVSAKSLSNFSSSTMGTNALQGKAAGVNISALNGKPGSGSMINIRGLGNITTSVGASNPLFVIDGFIVGNDQRAQDVFNSINPNDYENISILKDAAAAAIYGSQGANGVIVLTTKSGKSGKPVITLSTRIGFSEKIKDINFRMMNSAEKIDYEKKMLGLGIAGYQPWTDTDMNAALAQDHNWQKDILRASAIESYQVGVRGGNEKSKYTFSLGYDSDNGIVRNIHAYKRYTGRMKYEANPSDRLSFGAAVGVNYSMSQEIRDRNNSQNPFRAMYAYNPYESVYNPDGSYNPTKQGFPVLEALKNNPENINSLIFDGNIFAQYKILEGLTFKSQLGGYFNNIRRTNKILRGSFLDNVLGIGGEVREQNQNRFRYTNSNTLNYVKSFGDHSFDLLGLVEYTEFKNDFISGTGRNFALPTISEGSNTATPFAIAGYNELYRTFSYGAFLTYDFAKKYVVTASVRQDKDSRFGKNNVLSEPFWSLSAAWNLTNEDFLKGNDILSLFKLRASIGTRGYNNIDLNLNNILMSGGGYGSFPSGVPNANYGNPDLKWEITKSQNYGAEFGFLKNRIRGTVDYFIDQKKDFILSIPNLSSEGGAYSKSINAGDLKNKGLELSLTADIIKSKDFVWSVRANTSLMSYKLNKLRAGETERIIGSINMLREGQEPFSFYLVRSAGINPANGNEVYYTKDGGTTEIYNSNDAVLLEGKSPLPKLFGGFGTSLSYKGLDLQADFTYKSGNYTYNYMTRNMLNYADGTTSNMRADAANYWTTPGQTDVLPRPNNTTNAPGGITGLQTTDRFLQDASYIRLRNISVGYTFDKKFFGESFPVNKIRVSLTGQNLATWTKFQGDPEVSVGSGENQTGAGQTFINGAFAQYSYPAVKTYLFGIEVEF
- a CDS encoding hydroxymethylglutaryl-CoA synthase family protein, yielding MTFGIEAASYYVPSLYLEIKDLAEKRGIEPAKLEKGLGLHKMGFPDVHEDAATFAAEALLKLIKDYQINPKEISRIYLGTESALDAAKPTASYAMQMVEKVLEAEFGERCFKNCDVVDMTFACVGAVDALHNSLDFVRANPDKKAVVIASDYAKYELASSGEYTQGGGAVAVLVSSKPDLLEIENNWGVATESVFDFFKPRRHYNKENLTNAPENFPDKIEIFTDEPVFDGQYSNQCYQDRIREAYQHYKEITGKNKPYEAWKYLIFHLPYAFHGKRVFTEIYSLENDLSYETPEEQKVVAKSENYIQFINNKIEKSQRASSEIGNMYTASIFMALLSALQTSFNENEELAGEEIGFLAYGSGSKSKVFAGKVSENWKNVVSKWNLFEELKNRTAIDFETYEKLHRKQLEISVNENYKGFGLKSVELENPVLNGARYYSFQK
- a CDS encoding M1 family metallopeptidase, with product MKKAILSIAILGGIFFSANVAAQTETSGREKVYRATHTKVTELKHTKLKVNFDYQKEQMNGEEWLTAAPFFYPSNELTLDAKSMLIHEVALDMNGKKTPLKYDYKDDILKIILDKTYQKNQDYTVYIKYTSRPNEVKQQGSAAINDAKGLYFINAQGKDPDKPTQIWTQGETESSSAWFPTIDKPNQKTTQEIYMTVPDKYVTLSNGILKDSQKEANGLRTDHWVMDKRHATYLFFMGVGEYAIVKDKWKNIPVDYYIEKEYEPYAKQIYGNTPEMMEFFSKKMGYDYPWAKYAQISGRDYVSGAMENTTATLHGSDILQKPGQLIDENTWEDTIAHELFHHWFGDLVTAESWSNLTVNESFANYSEYLWNEYKYGKDQADYHQMQDVNMYIHNPSDFKKNLVRFNYDSREDVFDLVTYQKGGGILHMLRNYLGDDAFFAGMNDYLKTNEYQSGEAHQVRLSFEKVSGKDLNWFFNQWYFGSGNPKINYSYTFEPVKKQVVVTINQTQDQPFEFPLAIDVYDNGKPKRYNVWVNAEAKNTFNFDVSKNADLVNINADGVLLADITDTKTPEQYLMQFMGSKEFKSKYNALNGIKDQVGKNPAATKLLAAAIKDPFFRTRIKALQLVDLSNAEQLKAMGSEVERLAVNDPKTLVQAAAISALAKTKDKKYLPIFEKGLNAVSNSVKGNSVGAIIEIDPSRANALADKIDLEGAPDNLMDKLVPIIVKNKVTSQMSNIAQVAAFYPFIKFQNPELGKSAEEGYNWIMSSDNLKATESITKMLGQAKGQIGENPQAKMMISQMLKDGLNKKMELLKQNPQNAASINKQIDALNKAIEDFK